One genomic segment of Clavibacter sepedonicus includes these proteins:
- a CDS encoding DNA-processing protein DprA: MPSLSAHTALWGISPDHYSPLIEQVTPTTPMSAPLDDVVERFARVVWTHIGAPGDTVAGSLVQHLGATTALTAVVEQWPLRLMRSALEDGEEPGPVLDLHALAAQLRAWRERFIVDDVFRSLRTAAECGATVLIPSDPQWPRGLADLGPEMPYALWVRGHTDRMIRLERSLAVIGARAATVYGSAVTSESVSELVREGIAIVNSGSFGIDGAALRAAVGSTGSAFAVISSGVDVTYPHAHAELFEDVIETGAVVTERPPHTAPSRWSFLSRNRILAALSSGTVLMEGSHRSGALLTAQRALQLGRPVGAVPGQVDSPSAGGCLTMIRDHGATLVTGHEDMSRLLPPF; this comes from the coding sequence ATGCCATCGCTGTCCGCCCACACCGCCCTCTGGGGCATCTCACCCGACCACTACTCACCCCTGATCGAGCAGGTCACGCCGACCACGCCCATGTCGGCGCCGCTCGACGACGTCGTTGAACGTTTCGCCCGTGTCGTCTGGACGCACATCGGGGCTCCTGGTGACACCGTCGCGGGAAGCCTCGTCCAGCACCTCGGTGCAACCACCGCGCTCACTGCCGTCGTCGAGCAGTGGCCCCTACGGCTCATGCGTTCCGCGTTGGAGGACGGCGAGGAACCCGGTCCCGTCCTGGATCTTCACGCACTGGCAGCCCAGCTGCGTGCCTGGCGGGAGCGATTTATCGTGGACGACGTCTTTCGCTCCCTCCGCACAGCCGCAGAGTGCGGTGCAACCGTGCTGATCCCCTCGGACCCACAGTGGCCCCGCGGTCTCGCCGACCTTGGCCCTGAGATGCCCTATGCGCTGTGGGTGCGTGGGCACACGGACCGGATGATCCGCCTCGAGAGATCTCTCGCCGTGATCGGCGCCCGAGCCGCCACGGTGTACGGGTCGGCTGTGACGTCCGAGTCCGTATCGGAACTCGTGCGCGAAGGTATCGCCATCGTGAACAGCGGCAGCTTCGGAATTGACGGTGCTGCCCTACGGGCTGCCGTCGGCAGCACGGGCAGCGCGTTTGCGGTCATCTCCAGCGGCGTGGACGTCACCTACCCGCATGCGCACGCGGAGCTCTTCGAGGACGTAATCGAGACCGGTGCAGTCGTCACGGAACGCCCGCCCCACACGGCGCCGTCGCGGTGGTCCTTCCTGTCGCGCAATCGGATCTTGGCTGCCCTGTCCAGCGGGACGGTGCTGATGGAAGGCTCGCACCGATCCGGCGCACTCTTGACCGCTCAGCGGGCACTTCAGCTCGGACGCCCCGTCGGAGCCGTCCCCGGGCAGGTCGACTCCCCCTCCGCGGGAGGCTGCCTGACAATGATCCGCGACCATGGCGCCACCCTGGTCACAGGGCACGAGGACATGTCACGGCTGCTGCCGCCCTTCTAA
- a CDS encoding helix-turn-helix domain-containing protein, whose protein sequence is MTDPAVWDAMPVTLRSGDLQTLLRIRQTTLSLWFRHGVIPGYLVGHSWFAFRAEVRVWMESTANGPVAPRPRDPDPLDAYGDILSVDEVAQLLRMSRQAITGWIRADLMPGVRDGRRWTVEKGALRELLRECSNQVAGHSVELDG, encoded by the coding sequence GTGACCGATCCGGCTGTGTGGGATGCCATGCCCGTCACCCTGCGATCGGGTGACCTTCAGACGTTGCTGCGTATTCGTCAGACCACGTTGAGCCTCTGGTTTCGGCACGGGGTGATACCTGGCTACCTGGTCGGGCACTCGTGGTTTGCGTTCCGGGCAGAGGTCCGCGTGTGGATGGAATCGACGGCCAACGGCCCCGTCGCGCCGCGTCCGCGCGACCCGGATCCACTTGATGCATACGGCGACATCCTCTCGGTCGACGAGGTGGCGCAGCTGCTGAGGATGAGCCGACAGGCGATCACCGGTTGGATCCGAGCCGACCTGATGCCGGGTGTGCGCGACGGCCGACGGTGGACGGTGGAGAAGGGCGCTCTCCGCGAGCTACTGCGAGAGTGCAGCAACCAAGTGGCCGGTCATTCGGTTGAGCTCGACGGTTGA
- a CDS encoding histone-like nucleoid-structuring protein Lsr2, with the protein MARKVVTTLVDDIDGTEIVDGTGETVPFALDGVNYEIDLSDDNADTLRTVLKDYIDKGRRVGRATTGKPGTRRSSSSGPKGDLSAAREWLREHGHKVSERGRISADLLEEYRANN; encoded by the coding sequence ATGGCCCGCAAAGTAGTCACCACTCTCGTTGACGACATCGACGGCACGGAGATCGTGGACGGCACGGGCGAGACCGTCCCGTTCGCGCTCGATGGCGTGAACTACGAGATCGACCTCAGCGACGACAACGCGGACACGCTGCGGACAGTGCTTAAGGACTACATCGACAAGGGTCGCCGCGTCGGCCGCGCGACGACCGGGAAGCCCGGCACGCGCCGCTCGTCGAGCTCAGGCCCGAAGGGGGACCTCAGCGCCGCGCGGGAGTGGCTCCGTGAGCACGGCCACAAGGTCTCCGAGCGCGGACGGATCTCCGCGGATCTGCTCGAGGAGTACCGCGCGAACAACTAG
- a CDS encoding MFS transporter, whose protein sequence is MTTNPTASQPAEASFPRQLLSSVTLASGAGQVVDFALPLFAGAVLGLTAAQTGALLAAGLATSFLLRPLGGVAADRYDRTTIAAASALVLGAGYALVASAGTFHVVLAGVLVSRAGGAFLWVALRATAGARHQVDPGAFARLMSAEELGSWVVLAPAIALLAVAGYPLTFAAAAGCALLAGGLLASSRGRASARGSGDVDAPRAVPAAGDGRVVVRELATRLRPLLIVVMVIGTAEGAVGLLLVLHLQRELGLGPLAIAWVSLPGGIALAVAPPHMHRLTVRFGRTPVLVAAAIAGAAFAGGLALARDPVTIAVLWVLSALALAAILPIEQAALTEAAGTARIGRALGLYEATTLLAAALGSLAAGILYDAVPWPAACVTFAAVILAGGLLLPRTICRLTAASAAD, encoded by the coding sequence ATGACGACCAACCCGACCGCCTCTCAGCCCGCCGAGGCGAGCTTCCCCCGGCAGTTGCTGTCGAGCGTGACGCTCGCCAGCGGCGCCGGGCAGGTTGTGGACTTCGCCCTGCCCCTGTTCGCCGGCGCCGTCCTCGGCCTCACGGCCGCGCAGACCGGCGCCCTCCTCGCAGCGGGGCTCGCGACGTCGTTCCTGCTCCGCCCGCTCGGCGGCGTGGCCGCGGACCGGTACGACCGGACCACGATCGCAGCGGCCTCCGCCCTCGTGCTCGGCGCTGGCTACGCGCTCGTCGCCAGCGCCGGCACCTTCCACGTCGTCCTCGCAGGCGTGCTCGTCTCTCGGGCCGGCGGTGCGTTCCTGTGGGTCGCGCTGCGCGCGACCGCCGGCGCACGGCACCAGGTGGATCCGGGTGCCTTCGCCCGGCTCATGTCGGCCGAGGAGCTCGGGTCGTGGGTCGTCCTCGCGCCGGCGATCGCGCTCCTTGCTGTCGCCGGCTACCCGCTCACCTTCGCCGCGGCCGCGGGGTGCGCGCTCCTCGCCGGCGGGCTCCTCGCCTCGAGCCGTGGCCGGGCGTCGGCGCGGGGGAGTGGCGACGTCGACGCCCCTCGAGCGGTGCCGGCGGCCGGCGACGGCCGTGTGGTCGTGCGCGAGCTCGCGACCCGGCTGCGCCCGCTCCTGATCGTGGTGATGGTCATCGGGACCGCGGAGGGCGCTGTCGGGCTGCTCCTGGTGCTGCACCTGCAGCGCGAGCTCGGGCTCGGGCCGCTCGCGATCGCGTGGGTGTCGCTCCCGGGCGGGATCGCTCTCGCGGTCGCCCCGCCACACATGCATCGGCTCACGGTCCGGTTCGGACGCACGCCCGTTCTCGTTGCCGCGGCCATCGCCGGCGCCGCGTTCGCGGGTGGGCTGGCGCTCGCCCGGGATCCCGTGACAATCGCCGTCCTCTGGGTGCTCTCGGCGCTGGCGCTGGCCGCGATCCTGCCGATCGAGCAGGCCGCCCTCACCGAGGCCGCCGGCACTGCCCGCATCGGGCGCGCTCTGGGCCTCTACGAGGCCACCACGCTCCTCGCGGCCGCCCTCGGCAGCCTCGCCGCGGGGATCCTCTACGACGCCGTCCCGTGGCCGGCCGCGTGTGTGACGTTTGCGGCCGTAATCCTCGCCGGCGGGCTCCTGCTCCCACGGACCATCTGCCGGCTCACGGCGGCGTCTGCCGCCGACTGA
- a CDS encoding ABC transporter ATP-binding protein: protein MLSAIWRVWRTSPRRYALAALMTWIAAVVPGLQIALTAEVVDAVADGAAAGAGIEYVTVALPLFGLFAAQVAQRLLSSAAQYLMSHAGLLADQAFSKQSLATGLGLSQSHYEDPAEYNRIRRALSEIQGNRVSSLPETTIDTLAAFVSIVSISVSLFSWHPLASILVLLSPLPGVGVAALFGRHRWSLDVNQTESRRMINYLQALSMSDQSHKELAHYRLGGHIRARFSNMLQTLLRQDVRQLRQSQTGVTGADLFGMGFTILALVLVVNSVIGGAGSVTVGNLAGFIQGMNSLYGVTIGALGGIAGIYQASLYARNLFDFVDTPIEKPLDGGEPFPEVLAEGITFRDVHFSYPATETPIFTSLDLTLPANKTIAIVGPNGGGKTTLVKLLLGIYAVDRGQIEFDGLPSSAYDRDSLRNGIGVLFQDYVRFELSAYDNIAFGNIEDIGDEGAVSRSAEKVRMSDRLNRLKNGLHTPLGRRFEGAEQLSIGEWQRVAAARALVSEPGIVVLDEPTASMDAESEHALLHALGNGSGRRTTIIVAHSLSAILASDIVLFVGGAGQEIHLGPHAELLDDAHYAEFFERLVMNARGE, encoded by the coding sequence ATGCTTAGCGCCATCTGGAGGGTATGGCGCACCTCTCCCCGGCGTTATGCCCTGGCGGCGCTCATGACGTGGATCGCCGCCGTAGTGCCGGGCCTGCAAATCGCCCTCACGGCAGAGGTCGTGGATGCGGTCGCGGACGGCGCCGCGGCGGGTGCGGGCATCGAGTACGTCACCGTCGCCCTGCCCCTCTTCGGGCTGTTCGCGGCCCAGGTGGCGCAACGCCTGCTCTCATCGGCCGCGCAGTACCTGATGTCGCACGCGGGACTGCTGGCGGATCAGGCCTTCTCGAAGCAATCACTCGCGACAGGGCTCGGGCTCTCGCAATCGCACTACGAGGACCCGGCCGAGTACAACCGCATCCGACGCGCGCTCTCCGAAATTCAGGGTAACCGCGTCTCCTCCCTGCCGGAAACGACCATCGACACGCTCGCTGCGTTCGTTTCGATCGTGTCGATCTCGGTGTCCTTGTTCTCGTGGCACCCACTCGCCTCGATCCTCGTGCTCCTGTCCCCGCTCCCCGGCGTGGGGGTTGCCGCCCTCTTCGGGCGCCACCGCTGGTCTTTGGACGTCAACCAGACGGAATCACGACGCATGATCAACTACCTCCAGGCGTTGTCGATGAGCGACCAGTCGCACAAGGAGCTCGCCCATTACCGACTAGGTGGGCACATACGAGCCCGCTTTTCGAACATGCTCCAGACTCTGCTCCGGCAAGACGTCCGACAGCTCCGTCAGAGCCAGACGGGAGTCACCGGCGCGGATCTCTTCGGCATGGGCTTCACCATCCTCGCCCTTGTGTTGGTCGTCAACAGCGTCATCGGCGGTGCCGGGAGCGTGACCGTCGGCAACCTGGCGGGCTTCATCCAGGGCATGAACTCGTTGTACGGGGTCACGATCGGAGCCCTGGGAGGAATTGCCGGCATATATCAGGCATCGCTGTACGCGCGGAACCTCTTCGACTTCGTGGACACGCCGATCGAGAAACCCTTGGATGGCGGCGAACCCTTCCCAGAGGTCTTGGCCGAGGGCATCACGTTCCGTGATGTCCACTTCTCCTATCCCGCCACCGAGACTCCCATCTTCACGTCCCTCGATCTAACGCTCCCCGCCAACAAGACGATCGCCATAGTCGGCCCGAACGGAGGCGGGAAGACCACCCTGGTCAAGCTCCTGCTCGGCATCTACGCGGTGGACCGCGGTCAAATCGAATTCGACGGGCTGCCCTCGTCCGCGTACGATCGCGATTCTTTGCGCAACGGGATCGGCGTGCTGTTCCAGGACTACGTCCGCTTCGAGCTGAGCGCCTACGACAACATCGCATTCGGCAACATCGAGGACATCGGCGATGAGGGTGCCGTGTCCCGGAGCGCCGAGAAGGTCCGGATGTCGGATCGTCTCAACCGGTTGAAGAACGGCCTGCACACGCCGCTCGGCAGACGCTTCGAGGGAGCCGAACAGCTGTCCATCGGGGAATGGCAGCGCGTGGCGGCGGCGCGCGCCCTGGTCTCCGAGCCGGGTATCGTCGTGCTCGACGAGCCGACCGCGTCGATGGACGCCGAGAGCGAGCATGCTCTCCTCCATGCCTTGGGCAACGGTTCGGGGAGGCGCACGACCATCATCGTCGCGCACAGCTTGTCCGCCATCCTGGCGTCCGACATCGTGCTGTTCGTCGGGGGAGCCGGGCAGGAGATCCATCTCGGCCCGCATGCTGAGCTGCTCGACGACGCCCACTACGCCGAGTTCTTCGAACGGCTTGTCATGAACGCGCGCGGTGAGTGA
- a CDS encoding thiopeptide-type bacteriocin biosynthesis protein, which translates to MVLRAVPGSAAPPPDPGACRRRPGRAHAGSPGLVGTPATEGLFRDVLEVPYRPERGRYGGAAMFTCFETFFAKEASAYLAALRTITELDDMAVAVAMLDAYARTVFDTLEERLAFVRNGDVGAERNPKSTRYLRENRAVLHALVSSSSGADHDPPAIGEGLRDLAASGERAFGALLRSVRDLGWDDLADAHREGILRSVWHMTCNRVLDHSSMTDGEVFDVWRGALQSQRGRLTHLAEASSHA; encoded by the coding sequence GTGGTACTTCGTGCAGTACCAGGATCCGCGGCCCCACCTCCGGATCCGGGTGCATGTCGGCGAAGACCGGGCCGCGCTCACGCAGGCTCTCCGGGCCTGGTGGGAACCCCGGCGACCGAGGGGCTCTTCCGAGACGTGCTCGAGGTGCCATACCGCCCGGAGAGGGGTCGGTACGGCGGTGCGGCGATGTTCACGTGCTTCGAGACGTTCTTCGCGAAGGAAGCCTCGGCGTACCTGGCAGCGCTCCGGACGATCACGGAGCTCGACGATATGGCGGTCGCGGTCGCAATGCTCGATGCCTACGCACGCACGGTGTTCGACACCCTGGAGGAGCGGCTCGCGTTCGTCAGGAACGGCGACGTCGGCGCGGAAAGGAATCCCAAGTCCACCAGATACCTACGCGAGAACCGGGCCGTGCTGCACGCGCTCGTCTCCAGCTCGTCGGGAGCCGATCACGATCCGCCCGCCATCGGTGAGGGACTCCGTGACCTGGCCGCGTCGGGCGAGCGGGCGTTCGGTGCGTTGCTGCGCTCCGTCCGGGATCTGGGCTGGGACGACCTGGCCGACGCGCATCGCGAAGGCATCCTCCGCAGCGTCTGGCACATGACCTGCAATCGCGTCCTCGACCACAGCTCGATGACGGACGGGGAGGTCTTCGATGTGTGGCGAGGAGCCCTGCAGAGCCAGCGCGGCCGCTTGACTCACTTGGCGGAAGCGAGCTCCCATGCTTAG
- a CDS encoding lanthionine synthetase C family protein, translating into MNTDTTHAMQILATRLADDAVIRAAVSDADALDAGMSWDGRNLGDGHAGVSMALFEATLSTGIDFDREAMAHLRSAVQLSNTAPFTSLGLFDGAAGLAAAMAERSIVDERLLPSARRFHQVVVTQLGAGTPPPGSGFADGSPHDVISGTAGQLLYLSAIPRAVCGPDDRAVASGLMDVLADLLQAGTSVTEAFTVDRRYFMPGSTYEALSTGDFVDLGTAHGVAGIALALASAAKRFGAQPVVIDQLRRMRDWLLDTAVPDPSGCLQWPRGLEVHGSVTMPSTGSVCAWCFGSSGPAVALLRIAELLDDESSASAMQASIESNVEAFISTPTTDSSLCHGAAGMLVLHSLTSGGTTVPSTRWAANDALLVSRILQSIDADAPFGIVSAGLDGRPLHDPTFLMGAAGTLATIAGRTRDAHPIWHRYFTGAPNE; encoded by the coding sequence ATGAACACGGACACGACGCACGCGATGCAGATCCTCGCGACACGCCTCGCGGACGATGCAGTGATCCGCGCAGCCGTCTCGGACGCGGACGCTCTCGACGCAGGCATGTCATGGGACGGACGCAACCTCGGCGACGGCCATGCCGGCGTGTCCATGGCACTGTTCGAGGCCACCCTGTCGACCGGCATCGACTTCGATCGTGAGGCCATGGCGCATCTCCGCTCGGCGGTGCAGCTGAGCAACACCGCCCCCTTCACCTCCCTGGGGCTCTTCGACGGAGCTGCCGGCCTGGCGGCTGCCATGGCGGAACGCTCCATCGTCGACGAACGGCTCCTTCCCTCCGCCAGACGATTCCATCAGGTCGTCGTCACGCAGCTGGGAGCCGGCACGCCTCCTCCTGGAAGTGGCTTCGCCGACGGGAGCCCGCACGACGTCATCTCCGGGACAGCCGGACAGCTCCTCTACCTCTCCGCCATCCCCCGAGCCGTGTGCGGTCCCGACGACAGGGCTGTCGCGTCCGGGCTCATGGACGTCCTCGCCGACCTGCTGCAGGCGGGCACTTCGGTGACAGAGGCCTTCACGGTCGACAGGCGCTACTTCATGCCGGGGAGCACGTACGAAGCGCTCTCGACCGGCGACTTCGTCGATCTCGGCACCGCACACGGCGTAGCGGGCATCGCACTGGCCCTGGCGTCGGCCGCGAAGCGCTTCGGGGCACAGCCAGTCGTCATCGATCAGCTCCGCCGGATGAGGGACTGGTTGCTCGACACGGCCGTCCCCGACCCGAGCGGATGCCTGCAGTGGCCACGTGGACTGGAGGTGCACGGCTCCGTGACGATGCCCTCGACGGGGTCGGTGTGCGCTTGGTGCTTCGGGAGCAGCGGACCAGCCGTCGCCCTCCTCCGCATCGCCGAGCTCCTCGACGACGAGAGCTCGGCGTCCGCCATGCAAGCCTCCATCGAGTCGAACGTCGAGGCGTTCATCAGCACGCCGACGACCGACTCATCCCTGTGTCACGGCGCAGCCGGCATGTTGGTCCTGCATTCCTTGACGTCCGGCGGCACGACGGTGCCGTCGACACGCTGGGCCGCCAACGACGCGCTGCTCGTGAGTCGGATCCTGCAGAGCATCGATGCCGATGCGCCCTTCGGCATCGTGAGCGCGGGCCTCGACGGACGGCCCCTTCACGACCCCACCTTCCTGATGGGCGCTGCCGGCACCCTGGCCACGATCGCAGGACGAACCCGCGACGCCCACCCGATCTGGCACCGCTACTTCACCGGAGCACCCAATGAATGA
- a CDS encoding FDLD family class I lanthipeptide, whose translation MSDISSEFDLDPKVGASSGNASPQTTPVFGLTFKLTVKVCRTIITTTACGSTQTSGRC comes from the coding sequence ATGTCTGACATCTCATCCGAATTCGATCTCGACCCCAAGGTCGGCGCGTCCAGCGGGAATGCATCCCCGCAGACGACGCCCGTCTTCGGGCTCACATTCAAGCTGACCGTCAAGGTGTGCAGGACGATCATCACCACCACCGCCTGCGGCTCCACGCAGACGTCGGGTCGCTGCTGA
- a CDS encoding PIN domain-containing protein: MATAHLFIDYQNLHFSAWETFTSYGSAVYDSLIHPGKFGDQVLAARAARNFPELELTKIHVYRGLPSRKREPGQHARVQRQASNWTRDPRVVMSLRALKYPRDWPDEPSQEKGIDVLLAIQVVQASIESAADTLIVSTRDTDILPALELVQSTGNTALELATWKGQSELKMSPQPKSVSLDKPFYMRSRDTANYS, translated from the coding sequence ATGGCAACGGCGCATCTGTTCATCGACTACCAGAACCTGCACTTCTCCGCGTGGGAGACCTTCACCAGCTACGGCTCGGCGGTCTACGACTCGCTCATCCACCCGGGCAAGTTCGGCGACCAGGTCCTCGCCGCGCGCGCCGCTCGGAACTTCCCCGAGCTGGAGCTCACGAAGATCCACGTCTACCGCGGACTGCCCTCCCGCAAGCGCGAGCCGGGCCAGCACGCTCGAGTGCAGCGTCAGGCATCGAACTGGACCCGAGACCCCCGGGTTGTGATGAGCCTGCGGGCGCTCAAGTACCCCCGTGACTGGCCCGACGAGCCGTCGCAGGAGAAGGGCATCGACGTGCTTCTGGCGATCCAGGTCGTGCAGGCGTCGATCGAGTCGGCCGCGGACACCCTGATCGTCTCGACGCGCGACACCGACATCCTCCCTGCGCTCGAGCTCGTCCAGAGCACGGGCAACACGGCGCTCGAGCTGGCGACGTGGAAGGGCCAGTCGGAGCTGAAGATGTCCCCGCAGCCGAAGAGCGTGTCGCTGGACAAACCGTTCTACATGCGGAGCCGCGACACCGCGAACTACTCCTGA
- a CDS encoding HNH endonuclease family protein produces MRNRTRRAYLVTAALLGLAGLAGGWYGVHKTFPHAPADAPASATSRTQATASSGPVADALTAAGLLHDGAVDPAAARALVDGIPADTHAATAPYDRAAYGPSWADTDHNGCDQRNDVLARDLTATTYTADNPGCAIATGHLDDAYTGRSIDFVRGPRTSAAVQIDHLVPLGWAWQHGAAAWTQDHREQLATDLNNLQAVDGPTNGSKSDQGPATWLPPAAGYDCLYVTRFAYVLHTYALMIDDADRTAIDHTLDTCH; encoded by the coding sequence ATGAGAAACCGAACCCGACGTGCCTACTTGGTCACCGCGGCGCTGCTCGGCCTCGCTGGCCTCGCGGGGGGCTGGTACGGCGTCCACAAGACGTTCCCGCACGCACCAGCCGACGCCCCGGCGTCAGCCACCTCCCGGACGCAGGCGACCGCCTCGAGTGGGCCCGTGGCCGACGCCCTCACGGCGGCCGGGCTCCTGCACGACGGCGCCGTCGACCCGGCCGCGGCGCGAGCCCTCGTCGACGGGATCCCCGCAGACACGCACGCAGCCACAGCGCCCTACGACAGGGCCGCGTACGGCCCCTCCTGGGCCGACACCGACCACAACGGCTGCGACCAGCGCAACGACGTCCTCGCCCGCGACTTGACCGCGACCACCTACACCGCGGACAACCCCGGCTGCGCCATCGCCACCGGCCACCTCGATGACGCCTACACCGGCCGCAGCATCGACTTCGTCCGCGGGCCGCGCACGAGCGCCGCCGTGCAGATCGACCACCTCGTGCCCCTCGGCTGGGCCTGGCAGCACGGCGCCGCCGCCTGGACCCAAGACCACCGGGAACAGCTCGCCACCGACCTCAACAACCTCCAGGCTGTCGACGGCCCCACCAACGGCTCCAAGTCCGACCAGGGCCCCGCAACCTGGCTCCCACCGGCCGCCGGCTACGACTGCCTCTACGTCACCCGCTTCGCCTACGTGCTCCACACCTACGCGCTCATGATCGACGACGCCGACCGCACCGCGATCGACCACACCCTCGACACCTGCCACTGA
- a CDS encoding IS481 family transposase, producing MTHANAPFTPAGRVRLARLIIEDGWPVRRAAERFQCSPATASRWARRYRAGLPMTDRSSRPHRQPTRTSQRRERRIIALRFTRRWGPHRISYHLRIPRSTVERVLRRYRMPLLTHLDSATGLPVRRSPARRYEHSSPGDLVHVDIKKLGRIPDGGGHRVLGRAAGRKNTPRTGRGYAFLHHAVDDHSRLAYSEILTDERKETAAAFWARANAFFTAAGITVIRVLTDNGSCYRSHAFTEALGSITHKRTRPYRPQTNGKVERFNRTLATEWAYAHPYRTDEARAATYPAWLHHYNHHRPHTGIGGLTPAERVHNLTGNYT from the coding sequence GTGACTCACGCTAACGCCCCGTTCACTCCCGCGGGCAGGGTTCGGCTTGCCCGGTTGATCATCGAGGACGGGTGGCCGGTCCGGCGTGCGGCGGAGAGGTTCCAGTGCTCGCCGGCGACGGCGTCGAGATGGGCTCGCCGGTATCGGGCCGGGTTGCCGATGACGGACCGCTCATCCCGCCCGCACCGGCAACCGACCCGCACGAGTCAGCGTCGGGAGCGGCGGATCATCGCGCTGAGATTCACTCGCCGGTGGGGCCCGCACCGCATCAGCTACCACCTGCGTATCCCCCGTTCCACGGTCGAGCGGGTCCTCCGTCGCTACCGGATGCCGTTGCTCACGCACCTGGATTCCGCGACGGGACTCCCCGTCCGACGCTCGCCCGCGCGACGTTACGAGCACTCCTCACCGGGAGATCTGGTCCACGTCGACATCAAGAAGCTCGGCCGCATCCCGGACGGCGGCGGGCACCGAGTCCTCGGCAGAGCGGCCGGCCGGAAGAACACTCCCCGGACCGGGCGGGGATACGCGTTCCTGCACCACGCCGTGGATGACCACTCCCGACTGGCGTACTCCGAGATCCTCACCGACGAGCGCAAGGAGACCGCTGCCGCGTTCTGGGCCCGCGCGAACGCGTTCTTCACCGCCGCGGGCATCACCGTGATCCGTGTCCTGACGGACAACGGCTCCTGCTACCGCTCCCACGCCTTCACCGAGGCGCTCGGATCGATCACGCACAAACGCACCCGCCCCTACCGGCCCCAGACCAACGGGAAGGTCGAGCGCTTCAACCGCACCCTCGCCACCGAGTGGGCCTACGCCCATCCCTATCGCACCGACGAGGCCCGCGCCGCGACCTACCCTGCCTGGCTGCATCACTACAACCACCACCGCCCCCACACCGGCATCGGCGGACTCACGCCCGCCGAACGCGTTCACAACCTCACTGGGAACTACACCTAG